One Anaerobaca lacustris DNA window includes the following coding sequences:
- a CDS encoding P-II family nitrogen regulator codes for MKLIIAYIQPHKLNDVKRSLYKAEVHKMSVTNALGCGAQRGYQESYRGIKFEVNLLKKVRIEIAINEDFVAPTIEAIIAGARTGQIGDGKIFVLDLPECIRIRTGERGGDAIG; via the coding sequence ATGAAACTGATTATCGCCTATATCCAGCCGCACAAACTCAACGACGTGAAACGGTCCCTGTACAAGGCCGAGGTCCACAAGATGTCCGTGACCAATGCGCTGGGCTGCGGGGCCCAGCGCGGGTATCAGGAGAGCTATCGCGGCATCAAGTTCGAGGTCAACCTTCTCAAGAAGGTCCGGATCGAAATCGCGATCAATGAGGACTTTGTCGCCCCGACCATCGAGGCCATTATCGCCGGGGCGAGAACCGGTCAGATCGGAGACGGCAAGATCTTCGTCCTGGACCTGCCCGAGTGCATCCGCATCCGCACGGGCGAACGCGGCGGCGACGCCATAGGATAG
- a CDS encoding inositol monophosphatase family protein — MKETPFLCERQTAIAAARRAGAYLKAHQHLAVIERIKSGPNDYATAQDLGAEKLILDTIRERFPTDAILSEESHTQPSAGERLWVIDPLDGTRNYANGLRHFAVSIAFCHRDRAVAGVVYVPCDGDELFWAERDQGAFLNDAPLQMAAPSASLASSLVATGFAYHLGAALHPHVATLEKVMNAATDVLRFGSAATDICYVAAGRFGAYYESGLKPWDVAAASLIVQEAGGMVSDVSGAPLDLFARNQTTFCLNVLVAKSAGIHRQMADLIGRPSYPTSPLDNT; from the coding sequence ATGAAAGAGACACCCTTTCTCTGTGAGCGGCAAACCGCCATCGCGGCGGCTCGTCGCGCAGGCGCCTATCTGAAAGCCCATCAGCATCTGGCCGTGATCGAACGGATCAAGAGCGGCCCGAACGATTACGCCACCGCGCAGGACCTCGGCGCTGAGAAGCTGATCCTCGACACCATCCGGGAGCGTTTTCCGACCGATGCCATCCTCTCGGAAGAGTCCCATACGCAACCATCGGCCGGCGAGCGACTCTGGGTCATCGACCCCTTGGACGGAACGCGCAACTACGCCAACGGACTGCGCCATTTCGCGGTCTCGATCGCCTTCTGCCACCGCGACCGCGCGGTGGCCGGCGTCGTCTATGTCCCGTGCGACGGCGATGAGCTGTTCTGGGCCGAGCGAGACCAGGGCGCATTCCTCAACGACGCACCCTTGCAGATGGCGGCCCCGTCGGCATCCCTGGCGAGCAGTCTGGTCGCGACCGGCTTCGCGTACCATCTCGGCGCCGCACTGCACCCCCACGTTGCGACGCTTGAGAAGGTGATGAACGCCGCGACGGACGTCCTGCGGTTCGGGTCGGCCGCCACCGACATCTGCTACGTCGCCGCCGGGCGATTCGGGGCCTACTACGAATCGGGCCTCAAGCCCTGGGACGTTGCGGCCGCGTCGCTGATCGTGCAGGAGGCCGGCGGGATGGTCTCCGACGTCTCCGGCGCGCCTCTCGACCTGTTCGCCAGGAACCAGACGACGTTTTGCCTGAACGTGCTTGTCGCGAAGAGCGCCGGCATTCACCGCCAGATGGCCGATCTGATCGGCCGCCCATCTTACCCAACCTCGCCACTCGACAATACGTAA
- a CDS encoding ammonium transporter has translation MRLFGMLLTLFVLVLPITAGAADETAASAVEVAKDELQTNINIVWTCIAAFLVFFMQAGFAMVETGFTRAKNAVNILMKNLMDFSVGSIAFFLVGFGLMFGQTNGFFGTTLFGLSGVEPGGDWNWTFLIFQTVFAATAATIVSGAMAERTKFTGYLAYSFFITLFIYPIFGSWAWGGLLDGGGWLEKLGFLDFAGSTVVHSVGGWLALAGAVVLGPRVGKYGPDGKPRAILGHNLPLAALGVFILWFGWFGFNPGSTTTGDGSIGYIAVTTNLSAAAGAIVAMATAWVLLKKPDASMALNGALAGLVAITAPCDGVSPMGAILIGAVGGVLVVLSVLFIDHVLKVDDPVGAVSVHGVCGAWGTLSAGLFNLESGLFYGGGLGQLGVQALGVVTAFAWAFGLGLGLFYLIKVTIGLRVSEEEEQKGLDIGEHGMEAYAGFQIFTTS, from the coding sequence ATGCGATTGTTTGGAATGCTTCTAACGTTGTTCGTCCTGGTCCTTCCGATCACCGCCGGGGCGGCGGACGAGACCGCCGCCTCGGCCGTGGAGGTCGCCAAGGATGAACTACAGACCAATATCAACATTGTCTGGACCTGTATCGCCGCATTCCTGGTGTTCTTCATGCAGGCCGGGTTCGCCATGGTCGAGACGGGCTTCACGCGGGCCAAGAACGCGGTCAACATCCTCATGAAGAACCTGATGGACTTCTCGGTCGGCTCGATCGCGTTCTTCCTGGTGGGATTCGGTCTGATGTTCGGCCAGACCAACGGCTTCTTTGGCACGACCCTGTTCGGGCTCAGCGGCGTCGAGCCGGGCGGCGACTGGAACTGGACCTTTCTGATCTTCCAGACGGTCTTCGCCGCGACGGCCGCGACGATCGTCTCCGGCGCGATGGCCGAGCGGACCAAGTTCACAGGCTACCTGGCATACAGCTTCTTTATCACGCTGTTCATCTATCCAATCTTCGGCTCCTGGGCCTGGGGCGGTCTGCTCGATGGGGGCGGCTGGCTGGAGAAGCTCGGCTTTCTGGACTTTGCCGGTTCGACGGTGGTCCATTCCGTCGGCGGCTGGCTGGCGCTGGCCGGGGCGGTCGTTCTCGGCCCGCGTGTGGGCAAGTACGGTCCCGACGGCAAACCGAGGGCGATCCTCGGCCACAACCTGCCGTTGGCGGCGTTGGGGGTGTTCATCCTGTGGTTCGGCTGGTTCGGCTTCAATCCGGGCAGCACTACCACGGGCGACGGCTCGATCGGCTACATCGCGGTGACTACGAATTTGTCGGCGGCGGCCGGAGCCATCGTGGCGATGGCGACTGCCTGGGTTCTGCTGAAGAAGCCGGATGCCTCGATGGCGCTCAATGGAGCGCTGGCCGGTCTGGTGGCAATCACGGCACCGTGTGACGGCGTCTCCCCGATGGGAGCTATCCTCATCGGTGCCGTCGGCGGGGTGTTGGTTGTGCTGAGCGTACTGTTCATCGATCATGTGCTGAAGGTGGACGATCCGGTCGGCGCCGTCAGCGTGCACGGCGTCTGTGGGGCCTGGGGGACTCTGTCGGCGGGTCTGTTCAACCTCGAATCCGGCCTGTTCTACGGCGGCGGCCTCGGGCAGTTGGGCGTGCAGGCGCTGGGCGTTGTCACCGCGTTCGCCTGGGCCTTCGGGCTCGGATTGGGCCTGTTCTACCTGATCAAGGTCACGATCGGCCTGCGGGTCTCCGAGGAAGAGGAACAGAAGGGGCTCGATATCGGTGAACACGGCATGGAAGCCTACGCCGGGTTCCAGATCTTCACCACCAGCTAA
- a CDS encoding ammonium transporter, with translation MAERRRSVWRRGWKPLVVGLFVLLTAGAASAAEEGPIVQSLEQGLNTVWVLVAAFLVFFMQAGFGMVETGFIRAKNACNILTKNFLDFCMASLGFFLIGYGLMFGNGNGLFGTQGWCLAGLEATVGGIPLYAFWLFQAAFCGAAATIVAGGMAERMKFPAYLIYSFIISALVYPIVGHWIWGGGWLSKLGFADFAGSTVVHTVGGVAALMGTAILKPREGKYDAQGKPNVLAGHSIPLASLGVFILWFGWFGFNAGSTLAVGDGTLIGLVAMNTNLAAATGGIAAMLTVWKRFGKPDLSMAMNGALAGLVAITAPCAYVAPWAALIIGAVAGFVVVRGVELLDRFRIDDPVGAVPVHGMCGILGTLSIGIFGKASLGLAHNGLIYSGNPTQLAIQALGSLSAVLFVALSMGAVFKLIDRTIGLRVSRDEELRGLDIGEHGMEAYAGFQVFTTS, from the coding sequence ATGGCAGAACGAAGAAGGTCTGTTTGGCGACGGGGTTGGAAGCCCCTTGTGGTAGGGTTGTTTGTGCTGTTGACGGCGGGGGCCGCCTCAGCGGCCGAGGAAGGGCCGATCGTCCAGTCGCTGGAGCAGGGACTGAATACGGTCTGGGTCCTGGTCGCGGCGTTTCTGGTGTTCTTCATGCAGGCCGGCTTCGGCATGGTCGAGACCGGCTTCATCCGGGCCAAGAACGCCTGCAACATCCTCACCAAGAACTTCCTGGATTTCTGCATGGCGTCGCTGGGCTTCTTTCTCATCGGCTATGGGCTGATGTTCGGCAACGGCAACGGCCTGTTCGGCACGCAGGGCTGGTGCCTGGCAGGGCTGGAGGCGACGGTCGGCGGAATTCCGTTGTACGCCTTCTGGCTGTTCCAGGCGGCGTTCTGCGGGGCGGCCGCGACCATCGTGGCCGGCGGCATGGCCGAGCGGATGAAGTTCCCCGCGTACCTGATCTACTCGTTCATCATCTCGGCGCTGGTCTATCCGATCGTTGGCCACTGGATCTGGGGCGGCGGCTGGTTGTCGAAGCTCGGTTTCGCCGACTTCGCCGGATCGACGGTCGTCCATACCGTTGGCGGCGTCGCAGCGCTGATGGGCACTGCGATTCTCAAGCCGCGAGAGGGCAAGTACGATGCGCAAGGCAAGCCAAATGTCCTGGCCGGTCACAGCATCCCGCTGGCGTCGTTGGGGGTGTTCATCCTGTGGTTCGGCTGGTTCGGGTTCAACGCGGGCTCCACGTTGGCTGTGGGCGACGGCACGCTGATCGGGCTGGTGGCGATGAACACGAACCTGGCGGCGGCCACCGGCGGTATCGCGGCGATGCTGACCGTCTGGAAGCGGTTCGGTAAGCCCGACCTGTCGATGGCGATGAACGGCGCCCTGGCCGGTCTGGTGGCGATCACCGCGCCGTGTGCCTACGTTGCCCCGTGGGCGGCGTTGATCATTGGGGCCGTGGCAGGCTTCGTTGTGGTTCGTGGCGTCGAGCTGCTCGACCGGTTCCGAATCGACGACCCCGTCGGCGCCGTTCCGGTCCACGGCATGTGCGGCATTCTCGGCACGCTGAGCATCGGCATTTTCGGCAAAGCCTCTTTGGGCCTGGCCCACAACGGCCTGATCTACAGCGGCAATCCGACGCAACTGGCGATTCAGGCGCTCGGCAGCCTCAGTGCTGTGCTGTTCGTGGCGCTGAGCATGGGGGCGGTCTTCAAGCTGATCGATCGCACGATCGGGCTGCGGGTCAGTCGCGATGAAGAGTTGCGAGGGCTTGATATCGGAGAGCACGGCATGGAGGCGTACGCCGGGTTCCAGGTGTTCACCACCAGCTAA
- a CDS encoding P-II family nitrogen regulator translates to MKLIIAYVQPHKLQDVKKSLYAAEVFKLSVTNALGCGAQKGYHESYRGVDFEVNLLKKVRIEIAVNEDFVEKTVEAIIAGARTGTIGDGKIFVVDLGECIRIRTGERGSAAVG, encoded by the coding sequence ATGAAATTGATAATCGCATATGTACAGCCACACAAACTGCAGGACGTGAAGAAGTCGCTCTATGCCGCCGAGGTGTTCAAGCTCTCGGTCACGAATGCCCTCGGCTGCGGCGCTCAGAAGGGATACCACGAGAGCTACCGTGGGGTCGATTTCGAGGTGAACCTGCTCAAGAAGGTCCGGATCGAGATTGCAGTCAACGAAGACTTCGTTGAGAAGACCGTCGAGGCCATCATTGCAGGCGCCCGGACCGGCACCATCGGAGATGGCAAGATTTTTGTCGTGGACCTGGGCGAGTGCATTCGCATTCGTACCGGCGAACGCGGCAGTGCCGCCGTAGGGTGA